A single genomic interval of Actinomycetes bacterium harbors:
- a CDS encoding GAP family protein yields MDLGSLLTLGLLALFLAVQPWSVLGAILLVTSRGGMRKEVAYVAGWVSALTVVAAITVAVYPAVPTSAAVSTGQSAAELVLGVLVGLWVVWRWRHPQDAGTPSQPTWMGRLDGMSPLLAFGLGAFLPTYAIVVAAVTELLSSGLSQAWLVVVAILWVLLASAGVASPLVVLVRDREGAPDTYRRWRARIVAHSRAVVYGAGGLVAAVLVVKGLVGLLT; encoded by the coding sequence ATGGATCTCGGCTCGCTCCTCACCCTGGGCCTGCTCGCCCTCTTCCTCGCCGTCCAGCCGTGGTCGGTCCTCGGGGCGATCCTGCTGGTGACCAGCCGCGGCGGGATGCGCAAGGAGGTCGCGTACGTCGCCGGCTGGGTCAGCGCCCTCACGGTGGTCGCCGCGATCACCGTCGCCGTCTACCCGGCGGTACCCACGAGCGCGGCGGTGAGTACGGGCCAGTCCGCGGCGGAGCTCGTGCTCGGTGTGCTCGTCGGCCTCTGGGTGGTCTGGCGTTGGCGGCACCCGCAGGACGCGGGGACCCCGAGCCAGCCCACCTGGATGGGACGCCTGGACGGGATGTCGCCGCTGCTCGCGTTCGGGCTGGGCGCCTTCCTGCCGACGTACGCGATCGTCGTCGCCGCCGTCACCGAGCTGCTCTCCAGCGGACTGTCCCAGGCGTGGCTGGTCGTGGTCGCGATCTTGTGGGTGCTGCTCGCGTCGGCGGGGGTGGCGTCCCCGCTCGTCGTGCTCGTCCGGGACCGCGAGGGTGCCCCGGACACCTATCGGCGCTGGCGGGCTCGGATCGTGGCGCACAGCCGTGCCGTGGTGTACGGCGCCGGCGGGCTCGTCGCAGCGGTGCTCGTCGTGAAGGGCTTGGTCGGCCTGCTGACGTGA
- a CDS encoding LURP-one-related family protein codes for MGLRDRRHGDEAGHRRYQMREKLMSIGDDFWIEDESGQRAYKVDGKAVRVRDTFVLRDASGHEVAKIQERTMRARDTMEIERDGGNAVVHKALVGIRDRFKIEVHGGKDLSAHGNLVDHEYEIERDGDTVATVSKKWFRARDTYGVEVAPGEDDALVLAVTVCIDDLARG; via the coding sequence ATGGGACTGAGGGATCGGCGTCACGGCGACGAGGCGGGACACCGGCGCTACCAGATGCGCGAGAAGCTGATGTCGATCGGTGACGACTTCTGGATCGAGGACGAGTCCGGGCAGCGCGCGTACAAGGTGGACGGCAAGGCGGTGCGGGTCCGTGACACCTTCGTCCTGCGCGACGCCTCCGGCCATGAGGTGGCGAAGATCCAGGAGCGCACGATGCGGGCCCGCGACACGATGGAGATCGAACGGGACGGCGGCAACGCCGTGGTGCACAAGGCGCTCGTCGGCATCAGGGATCGGTTCAAGATCGAGGTGCACGGCGGCAAGGATCTGAGCGCCCATGGCAACCTCGTGGACCACGAGTACGAGATCGAGCGTGACGGCGACACCGTCGCGACGGTGTCGAAGAAGTGGTTCCGGGCGCGTGACACCTACGGTGTCGAGGTCGCGCCCGGCGAGGACGACGCGCTGGTTCTCGCGGTCACCGTGTGCATCGACGACCTGGCCCGCGGCTGA
- the thyX gene encoding FAD-dependent thymidylate synthase, with amino-acid sequence MTESGATAEVKFRSDITVELVKSSAADSDVAFAARVSTAGERSLDSVDADPNAAAGLIRYLMRERHGSPFEHSVMTFYVQAPIFVWREHMRHRVASYNEESGRYRVLDPVFYVPGPDRNLVQQGKPGAYEFVAGSPEQHELVDAAMRASVGQSYAAYVRMLDAGVAREVARMVLPVSIYSSAYVTMNARALMNFLSLRRKDEESTFPSYPQREIEMVAERYEEEWARLMPITHAAFVAGGRVAP; translated from the coding sequence ATGACGGAGTCGGGGGCCACGGCCGAGGTCAAGTTCCGCAGCGACATCACCGTCGAGCTGGTGAAGTCCTCCGCCGCGGACTCCGACGTGGCGTTCGCCGCGCGCGTGTCGACGGCGGGGGAGCGCTCGCTGGACTCCGTCGACGCCGACCCCAACGCGGCCGCCGGGCTGATCCGCTACCTCATGCGCGAGCGCCACGGAAGCCCGTTCGAGCACTCGGTCATGACGTTCTACGTGCAGGCGCCGATCTTCGTGTGGCGCGAGCACATGCGCCACCGCGTGGCGTCGTACAACGAGGAGTCGGGCCGCTACCGCGTGCTCGACCCGGTCTTCTACGTCCCCGGGCCCGACCGCAACCTCGTCCAGCAGGGCAAGCCGGGCGCCTACGAGTTCGTCGCCGGCAGCCCCGAGCAGCACGAGCTGGTCGACGCGGCGATGCGCGCGTCGGTCGGCCAGTCGTACGCGGCGTACGTGCGCATGCTCGACGCCGGCGTCGCCCGCGAGGTGGCCCGGATGGTGCTGCCCGTCTCGATCTACTCCTCCGCCTACGTGACGATGAACGCGCGGGCGCTCATGAACTTCCTCTCCCTGCGGCGCAAGGACGAGGAGTCGACGTTCCCGAGCTACCCGCAGCGCGAGATCGAGATGGTCGCCGAGCGCTACGAGGAGGAGTGGGCCCGGCTGATGCCGATCACGCATGCCGCCTTCGTGGCGGGCGGTCGCGTCGCGCCCTGA
- a CDS encoding ribonuclease J — MSHPSLGPPPPLPVGALRVTPLGGIGEIGRNMTVFEFGGRLVIVDCGVLFPEDDQPGVDLILPDFDSIRDRLDDVEALILTHGHEDHIGGVPYLLRERADIPLIGSRLTLALVEAKLREHRITPYTLEVREGHVEQLGPFSAEFIAVNHSIPDALGVALRTPAGQLLLHTGDFKLDQLPLDGRITDLRAFARLGEEGVDLFLVDSTNAEVPGFVRTERDIEPTLDAVFSQAQRRIIVASFASHIHRVQQVLDIAARHNRKVAFIGRSMVRNMGAARDLGYLRIPPDLVVSMDEMDKLPDDRIVLVSTGSQGEPMAALSRMAANDHRIRIGEGDTVILASSLIPGNENAVGRVINGLARLGAHVVHKGNALVHVSGHAAAGELTYCYNIVKPRNVMPVHGEYRHLRANRDIAMLTGVPADNVVLAEDGVVVDVVDGTARIVGAVHCGYVYVDGSAVGDVAESSLKDRRILGVEGLISVLMVVDVDAGKVVVAPEIHARGLAEDDAVFDEIRPRVALAVEDALRDGVDDTHQLQQVVRRTVGQWAGGHLHRRPMIIPVVVEV; from the coding sequence GTGAGCCACCCCTCTCTCGGCCCTCCGCCGCCGCTGCCCGTAGGCGCCCTGCGGGTGACACCCCTGGGTGGCATCGGCGAGATCGGCCGCAACATGACGGTCTTCGAGTTCGGCGGCCGCCTGGTCATCGTCGACTGTGGCGTCCTCTTCCCCGAGGACGACCAGCCCGGTGTGGACCTCATCCTCCCGGACTTCGACTCGATCCGTGACCGGCTCGACGACGTCGAGGCGCTGATCCTCACCCACGGGCACGAGGACCACATCGGCGGGGTCCCCTACCTGCTGCGGGAACGCGCCGACATCCCGCTGATCGGTTCGCGGCTCACCCTCGCGCTGGTCGAGGCGAAGCTGCGCGAGCACCGGATCACGCCGTACACGCTGGAGGTCCGCGAGGGCCACGTCGAGCAGCTCGGTCCGTTCTCGGCCGAGTTCATCGCCGTCAACCACTCGATCCCCGACGCCCTCGGGGTCGCGCTGCGGACCCCGGCCGGCCAGCTTCTCCTGCACACCGGTGACTTCAAGCTGGACCAGCTGCCGCTCGACGGCCGAATCACCGATCTGCGGGCCTTCGCGCGGCTCGGCGAAGAGGGCGTCGACCTGTTCCTCGTCGACTCGACGAACGCCGAGGTTCCCGGTTTCGTCCGTACCGAGAGGGACATCGAGCCCACGCTCGACGCCGTCTTCAGCCAGGCGCAGCGCCGGATCATCGTCGCGTCCTTCGCGTCGCACATCCATCGCGTTCAGCAGGTGCTCGACATCGCGGCGCGACACAACCGCAAGGTGGCGTTCATCGGGCGTTCGATGGTGCGCAACATGGGGGCCGCGCGCGACCTGGGCTATCTACGCATTCCGCCCGATCTCGTCGTGTCCATGGACGAGATGGACAAGCTGCCGGACGACCGCATCGTCCTCGTGTCGACCGGTTCGCAGGGTGAACCGATGGCGGCGCTCTCGCGGATGGCCGCCAACGACCACCGCATCCGCATCGGTGAGGGTGACACGGTCATCCTCGCGTCGTCGCTCATCCCGGGGAACGAGAACGCGGTCGGTCGTGTCATCAACGGCCTGGCCCGACTCGGCGCCCACGTCGTCCACAAGGGCAACGCGCTGGTGCACGTCAGTGGCCACGCGGCGGCCGGCGAGCTGACGTACTGCTACAACATCGTGAAGCCGCGCAACGTGATGCCGGTCCACGGTGAGTACCGGCACCTGCGAGCCAATCGAGACATCGCCATGCTCACCGGCGTTCCGGCGGACAACGTCGTGCTCGCCGAGGACGGCGTCGTCGTTGACGTCGTCGACGGCACCGCACGAATCGTCGGTGCGGTCCACTGCGGATACGTCTACGTCGACGGCTCCGCCGTCGGCGACGTCGCCGAGTCCTCGCTCAAGGACCGACGTATCCTTGGCGTCGAAGGGCTAATCTCCGTGCTCATGGTCGTGGACGTCGACGCAGGGAAGGTGGTCGTGGCTCCCGAGATCCATGCGCGGGGTCTGGCTGAGGACGACGCCGTGTTCGACGAGATCCGCCCCCGGGTTGCGCTCGCGGTCGAGGACGCGCTGCGCGACGGCGTGGACGACACCCACCAGCTCCAGCAGGTGGTCCGCCGCACCGTCGGCCAGTGGGCCGGGGGGCATCTCCATCGCCGTCCGATGATCATCCCTGTCGTCGTCGAAGTCTGA
- a CDS encoding AzlD domain-containing protein: MIAAAVAVTCVGCYLLKLAGLSVPPRWLAGERVRAVAVLLPIALLAALTAVQVMASGQSLQVDARLAGLGAAYVCLRLKAPFIVVVLVAAAVAAGLRALA, encoded by the coding sequence ATGATCGCGGCGGCCGTCGCCGTGACGTGCGTGGGCTGCTACCTGCTCAAGCTGGCCGGGCTGTCGGTGCCGCCGCGCTGGCTGGCCGGCGAGCGGGTGCGGGCGGTCGCCGTGCTGCTCCCGATCGCCCTGCTCGCCGCGCTCACCGCGGTCCAGGTGATGGCGTCCGGCCAGAGCCTGCAGGTGGACGCGCGGCTGGCGGGTCTCGGCGCCGCGTACGTGTGCCTGCGGCTGAAGGCGCCCTTCATCGTCGTGGTCCTCGTGGCGGCCGCGGTCGCGGCCGGCCTGCGCGCCCTCGCCTGA
- a CDS encoding VOC family protein gives MISATMVVATVPVTDLDRAREFYGDTLGLENLWETTAAIRFRCGTVSEISVFKRPPIATEHTLAHFEVEEIEVVVKDLESKGVEFLDYTEGPLTTTGHIAQLGPARAAWFRDPDGNTLGLRQA, from the coding sequence ATGATCAGCGCGACCATGGTTGTGGCGACGGTTCCGGTCACCGACCTCGACCGTGCCAGGGAGTTCTATGGTGACACCCTGGGTCTCGAGAACCTATGGGAGACAACGGCCGCGATCCGGTTCCGCTGCGGGACGGTGAGCGAGATCTCGGTGTTCAAGCGCCCCCCGATCGCCACCGAGCACACCCTCGCCCACTTCGAGGTCGAGGAGATAGAGGTGGTGGTCAAGGACCTCGAGAGCAAGGGGGTCGAGTTCCTCGACTACACCGAAGGGCCTCTGACCACCACGGGCCACATCGCGCAGCTGGGCCCCGCACGTGCGGCGTGGTTCCGTGACCCCGACGGGAACACCCTCGGCCTGCGGCAGGCGTAG
- a CDS encoding MarR family transcriptional regulator translates to MTEEASERWTTAWLSLVRTHARLWDRVESSMRAGTGLTMSRYDVLMQLDICGGRLGLSELAAAVVLTPSGLSKLLDRMEAAGLLTREPDPQDARSAFARITPRGRALVRKARHSHHALLQQAFGDALDDRDLADLSRVMRRIDARVSRLE, encoded by the coding sequence GTGACCGAGGAGGCCAGCGAGCGCTGGACCACAGCCTGGCTCTCGCTCGTCCGCACCCATGCCCGCCTCTGGGACCGGGTGGAGTCATCGATGCGCGCCGGCACGGGCTTGACGATGTCGAGGTACGACGTCCTCATGCAGCTGGACATCTGCGGCGGGCGGCTGGGGCTGAGCGAGCTGGCCGCGGCGGTCGTCCTGACCCCGTCGGGCCTGTCGAAGCTCCTGGACCGCATGGAGGCGGCGGGGCTGCTCACGCGCGAACCCGACCCGCAGGACGCGCGATCGGCGTTCGCGCGAATCACCCCCAGGGGGCGGGCCCTCGTGCGAAAGGCGCGTCACAGCCACCACGCACTGCTCCAGCAGGCCTTCGGCGACGCTCTGGACGACCGCGACCTCGCCGACCTCTCGCGCGTCATGCGGCGCATAGACGCCCGGGTGTCCCGCCTCGAGTGA
- the dapB gene encoding 4-hydroxy-tetrahydrodipicolinate reductase has product MTRVGVIGARGRMGGEVCGAVEAATDLQLAGAMDVGDSVAGLAQAGVEVAVDFTHPDAVMGTLHELVEAGIHAVVGTTGFDQARLDEVREWLRRAPGVGVVIAPNFGIGAVLMMRFAALAAPHFESVEIVELHHPDKVDAPSGTARRTAELVAAARTAAGRPPAPDATTQALPGARGASVAGVPVHSVRLRGLIAHQEVLLGTEGETLTIRHDSLDRASFMPGVLLAVRAVASRPGLTVGLEPLLGLD; this is encoded by the coding sequence ATGACCCGGGTCGGTGTGATCGGCGCGCGCGGTCGCATGGGCGGTGAGGTCTGCGGCGCCGTCGAGGCCGCAACGGATCTCCAGCTCGCCGGCGCCATGGACGTGGGGGACTCCGTCGCCGGTCTCGCCCAAGCCGGCGTCGAGGTGGCGGTGGACTTCACCCACCCTGACGCGGTGATGGGCACGCTGCACGAGCTGGTGGAGGCGGGCATCCACGCGGTGGTCGGGACGACCGGCTTCGACCAGGCGCGGCTGGACGAGGTCCGCGAGTGGCTGCGGCGCGCACCGGGGGTCGGCGTCGTCATCGCCCCCAACTTCGGCATCGGCGCCGTCCTCATGATGCGCTTCGCCGCCCTGGCCGCCCCGCACTTCGAGTCGGTCGAGATCGTCGAGCTGCACCACCCGGACAAGGTCGACGCGCCGTCGGGCACGGCCCGGCGTACCGCGGAGCTCGTCGCGGCCGCGCGTACCGCCGCGGGCCGCCCGCCGGCCCCGGACGCCACGACACAGGCCCTTCCCGGTGCGCGAGGCGCGTCGGTCGCCGGCGTACCCGTCCACTCGGTACGTCTGCGCGGCCTCATCGCCCACCAGGAGGTCCTCCTCGGCACCGAGGGCGAGACGCTGACCATCCGGCACGACTCCCTCGACCGCGCGTCGTTCATGCCAGGGGTGCTCCTCGCGGTGCGCGCGGTCGCGTCCCGCCCCGGGCTCACTGTTGGACTGGAGCCCCTGCTCGGCCTCGACTGA
- a CDS encoding AzlC family ABC transporter permease — protein sequence MTTEEAWPPARRRITRNAASIGIAVGTYGISYGALGVTNGLSVLQTCALSLLAFTGGSQFAFAGVIGSGGSPWSGVATALLLGTRNLLYGLRVGPLLGLRTRGRKALAAQLVIDETTAMALGNEDPVEPRASRLAFWATGIAVYVCWNLATLLGALGAAAFGNPQTYGLDAAVGAAFLALLWPRVQDRLTARVALAAAGVALLLTPLVTPGVPVLVAGLVAVVVGVRAPARVLATGTSGASS from the coding sequence GTGACGACGGAGGAGGCGTGGCCCCCGGCTCGGCGGCGGATCACGCGCAACGCGGCGTCCATCGGGATCGCCGTGGGCACCTACGGCATCTCCTACGGCGCGCTCGGCGTGACCAACGGGCTCAGCGTGCTGCAGACGTGCGCGCTGTCCCTGCTCGCATTCACCGGGGGCAGCCAGTTCGCGTTCGCCGGGGTCATCGGGTCCGGCGGCTCGCCCTGGTCCGGGGTCGCAACCGCGCTGCTGCTCGGCACGCGAAACCTGCTTTACGGCCTGCGGGTCGGCCCGCTGCTCGGCCTGCGGACCAGGGGCCGCAAGGCGCTCGCGGCCCAGCTGGTCATCGACGAGACGACGGCCATGGCCCTCGGCAACGAGGACCCCGTGGAGCCCCGGGCCAGCCGGCTCGCGTTCTGGGCGACGGGCATCGCGGTCTACGTCTGCTGGAACCTGGCCACCCTGCTCGGCGCCCTCGGCGCCGCCGCGTTCGGCAACCCGCAGACCTACGGCCTGGACGCGGCGGTCGGCGCGGCCTTCCTCGCCCTGCTCTGGCCGCGGGTGCAGGACCGGCTGACCGCCCGGGTCGCGCTCGCTGCGGCCGGGGTCGCCCTGCTGCTGACGCCGCTGGTCACCCCGGGCGTCCCGGTCCTCGTGGCCGGCCTCGTCGCGGTCGTGGTCGGCGTACGCGCTCCCGCCCGCGTCCTCGCGACGGGTACGTCGGGAGCAAGCTCGTGA
- a CDS encoding glycosyltransferase — protein sequence MSSSDLEPMPLVSLVGRGAKAYYRRGRRIAKRGSRTARRYASVATDRVLAVPHVDRYARPAISRWGQKHPSLRGTLYLAEAELASGDRDATAIRALVIERAGRPGIVAGYVRLLDTYYPDEADEMAIEPLVAHKAACPQDRSLRPRELRLVERAREGWLTGDPGAPTISLGLARALIRLSDDQRENIRFGGRRVQPFLRQQLGLLVKEGYGAEVAAFMGEGIGHGRTASALELRIAVASASPETAAQALAMIEEVPTEEVTPAFAVWAARRFQKDDELGKALTYAEWAAQAGDAHGQDLARSIRAFIEVLDGTVAPYLDRQPAFEPVPGRILHVVSKSLPFHQSGYTIRTRSIVRAQRSAGLDPHIVVRQSPYFAAGTDHFGDVDATVDLDGTPVHPIRAASTGAPIDVALQAQVEAVGQLVAHIRPSVIHAHSDFTNAMVGRTVARAFGIPYVYEVRGFWEVTRLSRHPRQEPTDRFHLMKQRESLEARSADAVVTLARTMRAELVERGVAEDAIRLVPNAIDPAEVVAKPRDPQRQRQLGLDGAELVVGYVTSLVDYEGVGTLVEAVAHLRAMGRDVRLLVVGDGPVRESLVAHAWRLGLGPAAVFTGRVPHRDVPGLYALLDVFVVPRLDLPVCRLVSPLKPYEAMLLGLPLVVSDLPVLRELNDSGAVETFVADDPASLAKTLLGLLDDPDRRHRNGRRGQEWVLTERTWEGNAARYQALYEDLTTTSSRQREAAEAAEVPGIGGTSG from the coding sequence GTGTCCTCGTCCGATCTCGAGCCGATGCCGCTCGTCTCGTTGGTGGGACGCGGGGCGAAGGCGTACTACCGCCGGGGCCGGCGGATCGCCAAGCGCGGCAGCCGGACCGCGAGGCGCTACGCCTCGGTCGCCACCGATCGCGTGCTGGCGGTCCCGCACGTCGACCGGTACGCGCGCCCGGCCATCAGCCGGTGGGGCCAGAAGCATCCGAGCCTGCGCGGGACGCTGTACCTCGCCGAAGCTGAGCTCGCATCGGGTGACCGGGACGCGACCGCGATCCGCGCGCTGGTCATCGAACGCGCCGGGCGGCCGGGCATCGTCGCCGGGTACGTCCGCCTGCTGGACACCTACTACCCGGACGAGGCCGACGAGATGGCGATCGAGCCGCTCGTCGCGCACAAGGCGGCCTGTCCGCAGGACCGAAGCCTGCGCCCCCGCGAGCTGCGCCTCGTCGAGCGGGCCCGCGAAGGCTGGCTGACCGGCGATCCTGGGGCGCCCACGATCTCCCTCGGCCTCGCCCGTGCACTGATCCGGCTGTCGGACGACCAACGGGAGAACATCCGCTTCGGCGGTCGCCGCGTCCAGCCCTTCCTGCGCCAGCAGCTGGGGTTGCTCGTCAAGGAGGGCTACGGGGCAGAGGTCGCCGCCTTCATGGGCGAGGGGATCGGCCACGGCCGCACCGCCTCGGCGCTGGAGCTGCGGATCGCGGTGGCGTCCGCCAGCCCGGAGACCGCCGCGCAGGCGCTCGCCATGATCGAGGAGGTCCCCACCGAGGAGGTCACGCCGGCGTTCGCGGTCTGGGCGGCCCGCCGCTTCCAGAAGGACGACGAGCTCGGGAAGGCGTTGACCTATGCCGAGTGGGCGGCGCAGGCGGGAGACGCGCACGGTCAAGACCTCGCGCGCAGCATCCGGGCCTTCATCGAGGTCCTCGACGGCACCGTGGCCCCGTACCTGGATCGGCAGCCCGCCTTCGAGCCGGTCCCCGGGCGCATCCTGCACGTCGTGAGCAAGAGCCTGCCCTTCCACCAGTCCGGCTACACGATCCGGACCCGTTCCATCGTCCGCGCCCAGCGCAGCGCCGGGCTGGATCCCCACATCGTCGTCCGCCAGTCGCCGTACTTCGCCGCCGGAACCGACCACTTCGGCGACGTCGACGCCACGGTGGACCTCGACGGCACCCCCGTGCACCCGATCCGGGCGGCGTCGACCGGCGCACCCATCGACGTCGCCCTGCAGGCGCAGGTCGAGGCCGTGGGCCAGCTCGTCGCCCACATCCGCCCGTCGGTGATCCACGCGCATTCCGACTTCACCAACGCAATGGTCGGGCGCACGGTCGCCCGAGCGTTCGGCATCCCCTACGTCTACGAGGTGCGCGGGTTCTGGGAGGTCACCCGGCTCTCGCGTCATCCGCGCCAGGAGCCGACCGACCGCTTCCACCTGATGAAGCAGCGCGAGAGCCTCGAGGCCCGCTCGGCGGATGCCGTCGTCACCCTCGCGCGCACCATGCGGGCCGAGCTGGTCGAGCGTGGGGTGGCCGAGGACGCGATCCGCCTGGTCCCCAACGCCATCGACCCCGCGGAGGTGGTGGCCAAGCCGCGGGACCCGCAGCGACAGCGTCAGCTCGGCCTCGACGGGGCGGAGCTGGTCGTGGGGTATGTGACCAGCCTCGTCGACTACGAGGGCGTGGGCACCCTCGTCGAGGCGGTGGCGCACCTCCGGGCGATGGGCCGCGACGTCCGGCTGCTCGTCGTGGGTGACGGGCCGGTCCGTGAGTCGCTCGTGGCGCACGCATGGCGACTCGGCCTCGGACCGGCGGCCGTGTTCACGGGGCGGGTGCCGCACCGCGACGTCCCGGGGCTGTACGCCCTGCTCGACGTGTTCGTCGTGCCCCGGCTCGACCTGCCGGTCTGTCGCCTGGTCTCGCCGCTCAAGCCCTACGAGGCCATGCTGCTGGGCCTGCCCCTGGTCGTGTCGGACCTGCCGGTCCTGCGCGAGCTGAACGACTCGGGCGCGGTCGAGACGTTCGTCGCGGACGATCCCGCATCGCTCGCGAAGACGCTGCTGGGCCTGCTCGATGACCCGGACCGTCGCCACCGCAACGGCAGGCGCGGCCAGGAGTGGGTGCTCACCGAGCGCACCTGGGAGGGCAACGCCGCCCGGTACCAGGCCCTCTACGAGGACCTCACGACCACGAGCTCGCGGCAGCGCGAGGCTGCTGAGGCGGCTGAGGTCCCTGGGATTGGTGGGACGTCCGGCTAA
- a CDS encoding GNAT family N-acetyltransferase, producing the protein MAGDPSAAGRAGPQRAEGSQAVGAGPDALVRLARASEAAAIAAVQRAAWLADAALPRAVLDALDDAELAARWAEAVVRPPTPSHRVLVALEGDQLVGMAALGPAEDPDTDPAREAALVALVVAPEARRRGHGSRLLAAAVDTMRGLGFLTAYAWVGDLGGRRFLHGAGWAEDDALRVLDLDGSGRVRVEEVRLATDLRDDPREHADPGAGGGRRR; encoded by the coding sequence GTGGCGGGCGATCCGAGCGCGGCCGGGCGGGCCGGCCCCCAGCGGGCCGAGGGGAGCCAGGCCGTCGGGGCGGGGCCGGACGCGTTGGTACGCCTCGCGCGGGCGAGCGAGGCGGCCGCCATCGCCGCCGTCCAGCGCGCCGCCTGGCTGGCCGACGCGGCCCTGCCCCGCGCGGTCCTCGACGCGCTGGACGACGCCGAGCTCGCGGCGCGGTGGGCCGAGGCCGTGGTCAGGCCCCCCACCCCGTCCCACCGGGTGCTGGTCGCGCTCGAGGGCGACCAGCTCGTCGGGATGGCGGCGCTGGGTCCGGCCGAGGACCCCGACACCGACCCCGCCCGAGAGGCCGCGCTCGTGGCCCTGGTCGTGGCACCGGAGGCCAGGCGGCGGGGGCACGGCTCCCGGCTGCTGGCGGCCGCCGTCGACACGATGCGCGGCCTCGGCTTCCTGACCGCCTACGCCTGGGTCGGGGATCTCGGCGGGCGGCGGTTCCTGCACGGCGCCGGCTGGGCCGAGGACGACGCGCTGCGCGTGCTCGACCTCGACGGGAGCGGGCGGGTCCGGGTCGAGGAGGTCAGGCTCGCCACCGACCTGCGCGACGACCCCCGGGAGCACGCCGACCCCGGCGCGGGGGGTGGTCGCCGGCGTTGA
- the dapA gene encoding 4-hydroxy-tetrahydrodipicolinate synthase, with protein MPESAGPGTAGAVGPTPAGRTPIPGAPFGRVLTAMVTPFTADGSALDLAAAQQLASDLIELGNDGLVISGTTGESPTTTDREKADLLRAVVDAVGDRAYVVAGAGTNDTAHSVELARQAAAAGAHGLLVVTPYYNKPPQSGLLAHFTAVADATDLPVMVYDIPARTGVPIALDTLLRLAEHPRIVADKDAKGDLFAAQQLLASCDLAVYSGDDALNLPLLAVGAAGFVSVTGHLVADRLAALVECYLAGEVLKAREINEGLVPVTVGVMTRTQGAIMVKAALDLLGRTGGGALRSPLVAATDAERALLAGDLARAGLTR; from the coding sequence ATGCCAGAGTCAGCCGGCCCGGGGACCGCGGGGGCCGTGGGACCGACGCCGGCAGGCCGTACTCCGATCCCGGGAGCGCCCTTCGGCCGGGTCCTCACCGCGATGGTGACCCCGTTCACCGCGGACGGCTCCGCGCTCGACCTCGCGGCAGCGCAGCAGCTGGCGTCCGACCTGATCGAGCTCGGCAACGACGGCCTGGTGATCAGCGGGACGACGGGGGAGTCCCCGACGACGACGGATCGGGAGAAGGCCGACCTCCTGCGGGCCGTCGTCGACGCGGTCGGGGACCGCGCGTACGTCGTCGCCGGGGCAGGGACCAACGACACCGCGCACAGCGTCGAGCTCGCCCGCCAGGCCGCGGCTGCCGGCGCGCACGGCCTCCTCGTCGTCACGCCCTACTACAACAAGCCCCCGCAGTCGGGGCTCCTCGCTCACTTCACCGCCGTCGCCGATGCCACCGACCTGCCGGTGATGGTCTACGACATCCCCGCCCGCACGGGAGTCCCGATCGCGCTCGACACGCTGCTGCGCCTGGCAGAGCACCCGCGGATCGTCGCCGACAAGGACGCCAAGGGCGACCTGTTCGCCGCCCAGCAGCTCCTCGCGTCGTGCGACCTCGCGGTCTACTCCGGAGACGACGCGCTGAACCTGCCGCTGCTCGCCGTCGGAGCCGCGGGCTTCGTCAGCGTCACCGGTCATCTGGTCGCCGACCGGCTCGCCGCCCTCGTGGAGTGCTACCTCGCCGGCGAGGTGCTCAAGGCGCGGGAGATCAACGAGGGTCTGGTGCCGGTGACCGTCGGCGTCATGACGCGCACCCAGGGCGCCATCATGGTCAAGGCCGCTCTCGACCTGCTGGGCCGCACCGGCGGCGGTGCGCTGCGCTCCCCGCTGGTCGCGGCCACCGACGCCGAGCGCGCCCTGCTCGCCGGCGACCTCGCCCGGGCCGGCCTCACGCGGTGA